A region of the Burkholderia pyrrocinia genome:
GCGTCCAGCAGGCGCTGACGACGCTCAGCCGGCCCGACAACACGGGATGCGCGCCGATGATGATGATCGGCGACCCGCAGATGATTTACATGATGCCCGAGGAAGGTCACGCGCCGTCGTGGCAGTCGCCGGTGTACGGCCGCGGCGCGCCGTTCAACGCGCAGAACGGGCCGACGCCGACGGGCAAGACGGTCGGCGCGATGCAGCACGCCGAGGACATGCAGACGCAGCCGTGGAGCGACGGCAGCGCGATTACGCAGAAGATCGCCGGCGAGTCGAGGGTGTCGGCGGCGGACCGGGTGAGCGAGTGGCAGCGCAACGGGATCAACAGGATCGAGACGGCCCGCGCGACGGATGTGACGGTGAACGGCAAGACCTACCGCGCCTATCGCGACGATCTCGACCGATCGGCGAAGCCGGTCATCGAGCCGCAGATCTACACCCGGCGCGTCGTTTTCTGCCGATAACGAAACATCAATTCGAGGACAGGCCGGCGCCGCGCCGCGGGACCACGAGACCCCGTCACACGCGATCCGGCAACGGCCGATCCGACAACCAACCCTACGCGGCGAGGCCATCGTGAACTATTGCTGCCAGATCAGGGTGTCAAGCCCGCAGGATGTCGAACGGGAGGCCGGCACGATGCCGTTGCTCGCCGTCCGGCACAACCATGTCGCACCGTCGCGGCCGCTCGTCTACCTGTCGCAGCAGCACGACGCCGCGCTCGTCGACTGTCTCGCGTTGCGCGGCTGGGACGTGTGGCGCGCAAAAACCGTTGCGGACGCACTGAATCTCGTCAAGGCGAACCGCCCGCATGCGGGCATCGTCGATTTCGGCAGCTTCGCGGCGCCCGACGTCGCGTCGTTCGAGGTGCTGCTGCGCGACCCGCGCGTCGGCTGGGTCGCACTCGCCGACGGCGAGCGGCTGCGCGATATTTCCATCGCACGCCTGATTCGCCACTGCTGTTTCGACTACGTACGCCATGCGACGGCCTACACGGCGATCGGCTATCTCGTCGGCCATGCGTACGGGATGCTGACGCTCGCGGACGGCGACCCGGCAGCGGATGCGATGCCGCCGGGCGGCACGATGATCGGGTCATGCGACGCGATGCGCCGGCTGTTCGCGACGATCCGCAAGGTCGCGAATACGGATGCTACCGTGTTCATCGCCGGCGAATCGGGCACCGGCAAGGAACTGACGGCGGCGGCGATTCACCAGCAGTCGGCGCGCGCCGATGCGCCGTTCGTCGCCGTGAACTGCGCGGCCATCCCGTCGACGCTGCTGCAGGCCGAACTGTTCGGCCACGAGCGCGGCGCGTTCACGGGCGCGCACCAGCGCAAGATCGGCCGCATCGAAGCCGCGCATGGCGGCACGCTGTTTCTCGACGAAATCGGCGACATGCCGTTCGAGAGCCAGGCGAGCCTGCTGCGGTTCCTGCAGGAAGGCAAGATCGAACGCCTCGGCGGGCACGCGTCGCTTCCGGTGGACGTGCGGATCGTGTCGGCGACCCACGTCGATCTCGAGGCCGCGATGCGGACGGGGCGATTTCGCGCCGACCTTTACTACCGCCTGTGCGTGCTGCGCATCGACGAGCCGCCGCTGCGCATGCGCGGCCGCGACATCATGCTGCTCGCCGATGACGTGCTGCGGCGCTATCGCGGCGACAGTTCGCACCGGATCCGCGGCTTCATGCCGTGCGCGATCGAGGCGATCCACAACTATGCGTGGCCCGGCAACGTGCGCGAGCTGATCAACCGGATCCGGTTCGCGGTCGTGATGACGAACGGCCCGATGATCTCGGCCGCCGATCTCGAACTGCACCAGTACACGTCGCGACAGCCGCCGACGCTCGCCGAAGCGCGCCGGCAGGCCGAGCGGCACGCGATCGAGGAAACGCTGTTGCGTCACCGTAACCAGCACACGGATGTTGCAGCGGAACTGGGCATTTCGCGTGCGACGCTGTACCGCCTGATGACCGCGCACGGGCTGCACGGCTGACCGGCTGACGCGCGGCGGCGCGCGTGAGCTCAAGACCGTGCGATGGCGGCCGTTAAGACATGAAATAGCCCGTCCGGACCGCCCGCGCATCGATGCGCGCGCGGCCGGCACGCGGCGCATCACGTTTATCCGGGGTTATCGTGGCAGAGTGCAGTCACTGCGGCAGGACGTTCCTGGTCGGCGGGCAGTCGATCGACGGCCGCCGCTATTGCAATCCGGCGTGCGCGCACGCGCATCCGATCGTCGTCGAGGCCGAACGGGTGCCCGACGCGAAGGTCCGGCAGTACGTCGACGACTGGCGGTACGGGCCGTGCCCGATCTGCCTGCGCGAAGGGCATCCGGTCGATGTCCACGCGTCGCATCGCGTCGTATCGCTGCTGTTCGTCACGCGCTGGGCGACGCGGCGCCACGTGTGCTGCCGCCGCTGCGGCCGCAAGAAGCAGGCGGTCGCGCTGCTTGCATCGGCCACGCTCGGCTGGTGGGGGCTGCCGTGGGGCATCGTGCTGACGCCGATCCAGCTCGCGCGCAACGCGCTCGGGCTGGCCGCGCGCGATCCGGAGGTCGCGACGCAGCAGTTCGAGCAGTTCGTGCGGCGCAAGCTGGCGGCGCGCCGGCTGCAGCGCGCGCGGCAGGGCGCCGGCGCCTGATCGTGCGCCGCCGCCCGGTCAGGCCGGCCGCTCGAAGCCCGATGCGACCCAACGCTCGGCGCTGGCCTTGTTGAGCTTGAATCCGGCCGATACCTTCGCGTCGGCCAGCAGCTCGCCGTACGGATCGAACGCCTTGAGCTGCGCGTACGGCTCGAACTCGTCCGGCACGACGTCGAGCGTCACCGACACATCCTGCCCGGCTTCGTCCTGGACCGTCACTTCCTTGTGCAGCATCGCGCGCCGCTGCTGCTCGTGCCGCATCAGCACCTCGGTCGCGGTCTTCACGAGCGTGCGGAACGCGTTCGCGTCCATCGGCTTCGGGTT
Encoded here:
- a CDS encoding sigma-54 dependent transcriptional regulator; its protein translation is MNYCCQIRVSSPQDVEREAGTMPLLAVRHNHVAPSRPLVYLSQQHDAALVDCLALRGWDVWRAKTVADALNLVKANRPHAGIVDFGSFAAPDVASFEVLLRDPRVGWVALADGERLRDISIARLIRHCCFDYVRHATAYTAIGYLVGHAYGMLTLADGDPAADAMPPGGTMIGSCDAMRRLFATIRKVANTDATVFIAGESGTGKELTAAAIHQQSARADAPFVAVNCAAIPSTLLQAELFGHERGAFTGAHQRKIGRIEAAHGGTLFLDEIGDMPFESQASLLRFLQEGKIERLGGHASLPVDVRIVSATHVDLEAAMRTGRFRADLYYRLCVLRIDEPPLRMRGRDIMLLADDVLRRYRGDSSHRIRGFMPCAIEAIHNYAWPGNVRELINRIRFAVVMTNGPMISAADLELHQYTSRQPPTLAEARRQAERHAIEETLLRHRNQHTDVAAELGISRATLYRLMTAHGLHG